From a single Papaver somniferum cultivar HN1 unplaced genomic scaffold, ASM357369v1 unplaced-scaffold_19, whole genome shotgun sequence genomic region:
- the LOC113339053 gene encoding factor of DNA methylation 1-like: MEPTSLSGAIVNSLLRRVVEPLVGDDPDSMYFCIGGKVVKYGMWESALVTGLSFKGSDVIHPRGCAGSELISMYFPGQISIKLEELSRMFNSVEQSMNKVKLGLVLLVQGVLMGTEYTKDVKLAYFHMVENIKEFNKFPWGKLCHRRMLKCFRTVVSGKNEMEQIRKSRTNLKGTAAIAGHESFKSSYHLYGFPYAFQVWAFESIPLLRKRFANKLKSKQLPRVLHYHCTTPKSSAVESILTSKKFEVLACIEPTEEEMASKHMGSVLLMSVDLSESEDDDEDKSEEIKILSKMQSANEDWEAVKDKDDGAETQAPQSRSNQDSQLLREVFTQVKELTSKVSRMDEHMSKLKDNDNHNCQASINMVKELTSKVSRMDKEMSKLKDGHNCNNQASIEMLEVIDEDERLKGLANDLGEEVYEAIITVLSEMNDYSPSGRYSVPEWRSFRNGGMEILKEVASLTLEQWRNLKKRFENDKEIKSLETKMKEMEYENKNLMYQNDELRKHYNEEINKMRRDHKNHLERINREHEDLKSEMESQRKEREVPEMVLRIPAEKKRIEEDLLKEKEMSEKLEKTERQHEYLEDLNQILIAKERKSNDELQEARNELTRELKEMSSRAFIGVKRMGELEMKPFYDMCKRKYHSDEAYVKAVEICTFWEACLRDPHWHPFKIIEVGNTYEETINEDDEKLRGLRNEFGEEVYRAVTTAIMEMNEYNASGRFVVSELWNFRERRKASLKEVVSHLLKQVKTLKRKRT, encoded by the exons ATGGAGCCGACCAGCTTAAGTGGTGCAATTGTCAACTCTTTGTTGCGAAGAGTGGTTGAGCCTCTTGTAGGAGACGATCCAGATTCTATGTACTTTTGCATCGGAGGTAAAGTTGTTAAATATGGAATGTGGGAGTCTGCACTGGTGACGGGTTTGAGTTTTAAAGGAAGTGATGTCATTCATCCTCGTGGCTGTGCTGGATCAGAGCTGATTAGTATGTATTTCCCTGGGCAGATAAGTATCAAGTTGGAAGAGTTGTCTAGAATGTTTAATTCGGTTGAGCAGTCGATGAATAAAGTGAAACTCGGACTGGTTCTGTTAGTCCAAGGTGTCTTAATGGGCACCGAATATACAAAAGATGTAAAACTTGCATACTTCCACATGGTGGAAAACATCAAGGAGTTCAACAAATTCCCATGGGGAAAGCTGTGCCACCGGAGGATGTTGAAATGTTTTAGAACTGTTGTCAgtgggaaaaatgaaatggagcaAATCCGAAAAAGTAGGACTAACCTAAAAGGCACGGCAGCTATTGCTGGGCATGAGAGCTTTAAATCTTCATACCACTTATATGGATTCCCATACGCATTTCAG GTCTGGGCCTTCGAAAGCATTCCACTACTACGAAAGCGTTTTGCAAATAAATTAAAATCCAAACAGTTGCCACGCGTGTTGCATTATCATTGTACGACTCCAAAGTCTTCTGCAGTTGAAAGTATATTGACATCTAAGAAG TTTGAAGTCCTTGCTTGCATAGAACCCACAGAGGAGGAGATGGCGTCAAAACACATGGGCTCTGTCCTCCTGATGTCTGTTGACTTATCAGAATcagaggatgatgatgaagataaatCCGAGGAGATAAAGATATTGAGCAAAATGCAATCTGCAAATGAAGACTGGGAGGCAGTTAAGGATAAAGATGATGGAGCAGAAACACAAGCACCCCAATCCCGTTCTAACCAG GATTCCCAGCTATTGAGAGAGGTATTTACACAGGTTAAGGAACTCACGTCAAAGGTTTCCAGAATGGACGAACATATGTCAAAACTTAAAGATAATGACAACCACAATTGCCAGGCTTCTATAAACATG GTTAAGGAACTCACATCAAAGGTTTCCAGAATGGACAAAGAGATGTCAAAACTTAAGGATGGTCACAACTGCAATAACCAGGCTTCTATAGAGATG CTGGAGGTTATAGATGAAGATGAGAGGCTTAAAGGCCTTGCGAATGACTTGGGTGAGGAGGTGTATGAGGCCATCATAACTGTTCTTTCGGAGATGAATGACTACAGTCCGAGCGGAAGGTATAGTGTTCCTGAATGGCGGAGCTTTAGGAATGGTGGAATGGAGATATTGAAAGAAGTTGCTTCACTTACGCTGGAACAGTGGAGGAACCTTAAGAAAAGATTTGAAaatgataaagaaatcaagagtcTGGAAACGAAAATGAAAGAAATGGAGTACGAGAATAAGAATTTGATGTATCAGAATGATGAGCTACGTAAACATTATAATGAAG AAATAAATAAGATGCGACGGGACCATAAGAATCATTTGGAAAGGATCAATAGGGAGCATGAGGATCTTAAGTCGGAAATGGAATCGCAAAGGAAAGAG AGGGAGGTACCCGAAATGGTATTGCGGATTCCTGCAGAGAAAAAG AGAATAGAAGAGGATCTTCTCAAGGAAAAAGAGATGAGTGAGAAATTGGAAAAAACGGAAAGACAACATGAATATCTTGAAGATCTGAACCAAATTCTTATTGCCAAGGAGCGGAAAAGCAACGATGAGCTGCAGGAAGCTCGTAACGAACTGACCAGG GAACTAAAAGAAATGTCTAGTCGTGCTTTTATCGGGGTTAAGAGAATGGGAGAGCTTGAAATGAAACCATTTTATGATATGTGCAAAAGGAAATATCATAGTGACGAAGCATATGTGAAAGCCGTAGAGATCTGCACCTTCTGGGAAGCATGTCTCAGAGACCCACATTGGCATCCTTTTAAAATCATTGAAGTTGGGAATACCTATGAG GAGACAATAAATGAAGACGATGAGAAGCTGAGAGGCCTTAGAAATGAGTTTGGCGAGGAAGTATACAGGGCTGTCACAACCGCCATCATGGAGATGAATGAGTACAATGCAAGTGGGAGGTTTGTTGTTTCAGAACTTTGGAACTTCAGGGAGAGGAGAAAGGCGTCGTTGAAGGAAGTAGTATCTCATCTACTGAAACAGGTGAAGACCCTCAAGCGGAAGAGGACCTGA